In a genomic window of Actinomycetota bacterium:
- a CDS encoding prepilin peptidase — MSVLRPRSLEEPHYVSDVAAAIVAALGVLGLLIGSFLNVVIARVPEHRSVIHPASACPDCGSQLRWRDNIPVLSWLVLRGRCRTCGGVISWQYPLVELANATLWVALAYWSLFVVEQASLLPLLLTLASAGLALAVIDARTQRLPDAIVLPLYPIAVVGLAASQLVTGVGHWLPALGGALLWISVIGGLWLLTAGRGMGFGDVKLAPILGATLGWLGMEYAAVGLFAGFLVGAVVGIVYLISGRAQRGSRLAFGPFLLIGSLLGLLIAEPVWGAYSDLMGL, encoded by the coding sequence GTGAGCGTCTTGAGGCCGCGATCGCTCGAAGAGCCGCACTACGTGAGTGATGTGGCAGCAGCAATCGTCGCCGCGCTCGGTGTCCTGGGGCTGTTGATCGGTTCATTCTTGAACGTGGTGATCGCGCGGGTGCCAGAGCATCGATCGGTCATTCACCCGGCATCAGCATGTCCAGACTGTGGAAGTCAGTTGCGCTGGCGGGACAACATTCCGGTGCTCTCCTGGTTGGTCTTGCGTGGTAGATGTCGTACATGCGGCGGCGTGATTTCGTGGCAGTACCCGCTCGTCGAACTCGCTAATGCAACTCTGTGGGTTGCTCTGGCGTACTGGTCATTGTTTGTGGTGGAGCAGGCATCGCTGCTGCCACTTCTGCTGACTCTTGCCAGTGCCGGTCTGGCCTTGGCAGTGATCGATGCGCGTACCCAGCGCCTGCCCGACGCGATTGTGCTGCCGTTGTATCCCATTGCCGTGGTAGGTCTGGCCGCGAGCCAGCTTGTCACAGGTGTAGGGCACTGGCTACCTGCACTTGGCGGCGCGCTGCTGTGGATTTCGGTGATTGGGGGACTCTGGCTGCTTACTGCCGGACGTGGGATGGGCTTTGGGGACGTCAAACTGGCGCCCATCCTTGGCGCGACTCTTGGCTGGTTGGGGATGGAGTATGCGGCGGTCGGCTTGTTCGCCGGCTTCCTCGTTGGCGCAGTTGTTGGAATCGTCTATCTGATTTCGGGACGTGCTCAGCGGGGCTCGCGTTTGGCGTTCGGGCCATTTCTTCTCATCGGCTCCCTTCTCGGCTTGCTCATTGCAGAGCCGGTTTGGGGAGCCTATTCAGACTTGATGGGCTTGTGA